Sequence from the Aquimarina sp. Aq107 genome:
TGGCGACCCTGCCATTAATGATGATGTACCCTTAGCTTTATTTGATGAATTTAATGGATATTTTGATTATGCCTTAACAGCAGGTACGCTAAGAACTGAAGATGAAAGTGGTGATCCTTGTGCTATTACTACATCTTCTTCAAACACATTAACTACAACGATACTACCTGGATCTACTATAGAAAAAGCATATTTAACATGGGCGCATTCTAGCACGGCTGCCGATGATGTAGTCACTTTTGAAGGACAAACTGTAACTGCTGACGTTGTGAATACAGCTTTTGGTATTTATTATGGAATGGTAAGTGATGTTACATCTATAATTCAAAGTATTCCTAACCCTTCAACAAATACGTATGACTTTTCTGGACTTAGTATTGATACTACGGATGATAATTTCAGCTATTGTACTAGCACTGCTGTATTTGGTGGATGGGCATTATATATTTTCTATACAAACCCAACATTACCAGCCGTAACGATCAATATGTATAATGGTTTTGATGGTCAAGTAAATACTACTACAAACTACGCTTTAAGTGGCTTTTTTGCTATAGGATCTGCAGGTTCAAAAACTTCGGTTTTATCTTGGGAAGGAGACCCTCAACGAACAGGAAATGAAGTGATATCTATAACAACAACAGCAGGAACAACCAATCTTACTGGTGATGGTAATAATTCACCTCCTCTTGAAAGTGTATTCAACTCTACAATTTATGATGATACACCTATTCCTCCAGATCCCCCTATAAATAACACGTCTTTATTTGGTTTTGATCTTGACACTTATGATATTTCTTCTCTTATAACTACCGGAGAAACTACTGCTACCACAAATATTGAAACCGGTGGTGATTTTGTATTACTAAATTCTGTATTATTAAAAGTTCCTAGTAACCTAATCACTGGAACCGTTTTCGAAGATATTAATTATCCAGGAGGAACGGGAAGAGATCTTGCCACTTCATCTGGAGTAGGAATAGAAGGAGTTTTGGTAGAGTTGTACGATAATACAGACACTTTTATCGATTCTGATATTACAGATATAAACGGAGAATATAATATTGGTGGAATGGCTAACGGAACATATAGTTTAAGAGTGGTTAACAATACTGTACGTTCTTCTAGAGGCGGCGGATCTGCCTGTACAACTTGTTTACCTATACAAACGTTTAGATCTGACTATATACCTATTGCCGTTGGTTCTCCTAATACCCTTAGTTTTATTACTGACGAAATAGGTGGTGCTAATCCTGCAAACGAAGATGTTGCTGCTGGGACGATTACAAACGCGCAAACAATTTCTACTATAACAATTGAAAATGAAGGAGCTGTTGGTGTTGATTTTGGTTTCAATTTCAACAGTATAGTAAACACCAACTCTAGCGGTCAAGGCTCTCTAGGTCAATTTATAATTAATTCTAATAATCTTGACGAAACAGTATTAAACATTGAACCTAATAGTATATTTGATCCCGCAGCTGGAGAAGACACCTCTATATTTATGATACCTCCTACTGGAGATCCATTGGGAAGGGTCACGGATCCAAACTTTATTACTGGTTTTTTTGATATCAATTTACCAAACGCAGATCCACTTGATGATGTTACAGACGATTCAACTCATATAGATGGTAGAACCCAAACTGCTTACTCTGGTGACACAAATACAGGCACAATAGGATCAGGAGGAACTAACGTTGGTCTTTCAGCAACCATATTACCAAACTATGATTTACCAGAAATACAAGTCCGCAGTGATTTTGGTGATGTTATTCAATTGCAAGCATCGAATATTGTTGTAAGAAATTTAGCAGTATATGGTGGAAACAGAAGAGCTATACGACAAGATTCTGGAACGGGAAATCTAGTAATAGCAAACCTTTTAGGTGTTAATGCCCTAGGAGTTACTGGAACAGTTGGAGTTGGAAGTTATGTTGATGATGGCTTTGAAATTAATGGAGGACAAGTAACTCTTGACAGTAACTATATCTCCTCAAATACCGATTTTGGAATCTCCGTTAATGGAGGTACATCAACCTTAATACAAAATAATCATATTACCAATAATGGTTTTAGAAATTGTGAGTATAATATCAGAGTTGCTAATGGAAGTGGTGTATTAATACAAAATAATCTTATAAACAACTCGGCTGCAACAGGGATATTTGATAATCAAGGTAATGTAACAATTACCGAAAATACTATTACTACATCTGGTAGCAATAGTGGCGCTGGATGTACTGAACTTAGTGGTATCAATTTAGCGCAAAGTAATTCTTCTATTACTAATAACATTATTAATAATAATGCAGGAGCTGGTATTATATTAACTGGTGGAACCACATCTGGAAACCTAATCTCTCAAAATTCTATTTTTGCCAACGGTACGGTTGTCGATGCTCTAGGAATAGATATTGCGAATGATGGCGTAACTATTAATGATACAGGAGATACGGATGCAGGGCCGAATGGAAGTTTAAATTTTCCAGTTTTTGAATCTGTAACCATTTCCGGAACAACTTTAAAAATTACTGGTTGGTCACGCCCAGGTGCCATAATAGAAGTATACTTAACGGATATAAACCAAGGAACCGCTGCTGTTGGGGATAATCAATTAGGACTTAGTCTAGACTATGGTGAAGGTCAAACATATTTAGGTTCTGGTACTGAAGGAAGCGGTACAGATCTTGATACTACTATTTCGTTATATACAAATGCAGACGGAAACACTGATAACACCAATAGATTTAATATTAGTATACCATTAGGTACAACAATTCCTGTTGGAAGTATAGTTACTAGTACAGCAACAATATCAAATACTACCTCTGAATTTGGAAATCGAGCTATCGTTGGGGCGGCAACGGTTATTACTAATCGAAAAATCACGTATAGAGTAAGACCTAACTAAAATTAAGAAAATACAATTAGCTTAAAACGTAAACGCAGTATATTAGAAAACAGAATTCTTAGTAAAAAATCACCCATATTTAATTAAGAATTCAAACACTTAAATTAATTAATAATACTTAATCATCGTCATAATGAAGAATCTTCAAAACAAAGCCCATCTGATTTCTACCACAAGAATTAATATTTATTTTAACAACTGTATTTAAATAGGGGAATTAAATTACAAAGAGATACAAACCATAGTGGTTTGAAAATTCCCTTTGTGAAAAAATCTTACTAAAAATACAAAAACAACAATAATTTGCATTTTATCGTTATTAAACAGCATTTAATCGATAATATGTACCGAATTATGTTAATAAAAACGTGCGGATTCATTTTTTTTACATATATTCGCGTAACAAAACTACTTTAAAACCGTAATTTAATGTTACCCCAAAACACTAAGCTTACATATTTACTCCTAATTGGTTTATTAAATATACCCTTTACTATATTTTCTCAACTAACATTCCATAATTTCGGAAATGTGCAAATACATGACGAAGGTCAAGTAGGATTTCATCTCGATGTTATTAATGATGGTACTTTTGATCAGAATGTTGGATTTACTGGTTTCTATAACCAAAATAGTTTAACAATTTCTGGAAGTAATCGCCCAATTTTCCATGATATGGAAATCGATGTAATAGATGATTTATTTTTAGAAGTTCCGGTTGGAGTTAATAATTTTCAAGAATTTACTAACGGAAGAGTCTTTACCCCTAGAGATCAAATACAAGTTTCATTAGATTATATAAATGATGCACCGTACTTAGGAGAAAATAATGATCGTTATGTAGATGGATATGCTACAATCACTGGTCAATTAGATTTTTCTTTTCCAATCGGTGATGATTTCCGTCATAGACCGGCACGTATTGAAAATCAAGCCGCAACCAATACTGCAAGAGCCGCTTATTTCTTTGAAAACCCTAACTTCCCAAACTTTTTCCCAGACAACTTTGATACTAATAGCTTTGGAGATTTATTATATGGAATTAGTATTTTTGAATTTTGGGATGTAGACGGAGACGAAGAAACAAGAGTTACCTTAACCTGGGATACCAATAGTAATATTCCAACTTTAGTAAATGATTTATCTGATCTTAGAGTTGTGGGATGGGATCCTAATTTAGAACAATGGATTAATCTAGGAAACACTTTCATTACAGGAGATCTTGATAGTGGAGAAATCACTTCTGAATTAATAGTTCCTGATAATTTTGTAGCTTTAACTTTTGGTACCTCTAGTATTATATTAGATGGAGACTTAGAAATTTTCACTGCTGTTTCTCCAAATGGAGATGGTTTTAACGATACTTTTGTAATACAAGGATTAGTTCAATACCCGGATAACGAATTATTCGTTTATAATAGATGGGGGGTTTTAGTATACAATCGAAAAGCATACCATGAAGTTCAACAAACCTCAGAAGGATTTAATGGTATTTCTGAAGGTAGAGCTACGATTGCTAAAGGAGAAGAATTACCTGTAGGAACTTATTATTATGTTTTAAATATAGAAGGAACAAAGGATAGAGCTGGTTACCTTTACATAAATAGATAAATTCTAATCCTCAATTATTACTTCAATAACTAAGACGTAAATTGGGCTTTTTAATCCGAAGTTGTAAATAATACTTCACATTTGAGTATTTAGAAAATTAGATTACTATACCCCTTTCAAAACCTTATCAAACAACTTTTTTTTTGAAATAATAAATTCATTAATAGTAATAAGAGATTTCGCTAATAAAGAAATAGATTTCTAAAATCATGTTAAATATTAGATTCTTTAATAAAAGTATCAAATTTGTTATCTCATAAATCGTCATATTTTCCAAAATAATTATACTTTTAGCTATTGGTGTATATTTATATTTTATAAATACTGTATGCACTTAATTTTAGAAAAACAATTGTAAACTAATTACTGATGAAAGAAAAAGCTGGAAAAATCCAAGATATAATCGATAAAAAATTTTTAGAAGAGCGTAGTGTTTTTCTATGGGGGCAAGTAGATGACAAATCTGCTAAGCATGTCATTGACAGGCTTATGTATCTAGATATGATAAGTAATGATGAAATAAAATTATACATCAATAGTCCTGGTGGTTATGTAACATCTGGATTTGCCATGTATGATACTATAAAAGCTTTGAAAAGCCCTGTTTCTACAATCTGTACGGGACTAGCAGCATCCATGGGTTCCATTTTACTAAGTGTAGGAGAAAAAGGACGCAGGTTTATTCAACCTCATGCCAAGGTAATGATTCATCAACCAAGCGGCGGAGCTAGAGGACAAGCTTCCAATATAGAAATCCAAGCTACCGAGATTCTTAAAACTAAAGAATTAAGTGCTCAAATTCTTGGAGATAACTGTGGACAGGAGATTGAAAAAGTACTAAAAGATTTTAATCGAGATTATTGGATGGATGCCCAAGAATCTATTGAATATGGTATTGTTGATGGAATACTAGAATAATATAAATTAATAATTAAATACATCTATAAAAAACCAAGCCTATATCCATATGCTACGAAGAGATTTCATAAAAATTAGTGGATTAGGCCTCACTGCACTCTCATTATCTTCACTGAATATGATTCAATTAGAATTTACCAAAGATGATTTAATGGGAAAAAGTAATCCTGTTTTTTATGGAGACACTTATAAACTGAGAAAAGAAGCTCACGAAGCATTTTTAAAAATGAAAAATAAAGCTTCGGAAAGTGGTATTAAAATAAAAACCGTTTCGAGTTATCGAAACTATGCACATCAAAACAGAATCTGGGAACGTAAATATAAAAAATTTACTAAAGAGGGCTTATCCCCTATTAATGCCATAAAAAAAATAATAGAATATTCTACTATTCCCGGGACTTCACGTCATCATTGGGGTACAGATATTGATATCGTAGACGGAACACCTAAACAACCTAAAGGCCTTCTTCTAGAAGAAAACTTTCATGAAGAAGGTCCATTTTGTAAATTCAAGGAATGGATGGATATCCACGCCAATAGTTTTGGATTTTATCTCGTTTATACAAACAAAAAAGATAGAAAAGGTTTTAAATATGAACCTTGGCATTATTCCTATGCTCCTATATCTATACCCATGCTCAAATCTTATAAAAAACTGGATATAAAAAATGAATTACAGAATACTAACCTATTAGGTAGTAATTATTTTACAGTCGAGTTTATACAACAGTATATTACTGAAAATGTATTAGATATCAATCCTAAATTACTGTAAAACATACTAAAACATATTTCTTTCAGTTATACTAAAAAAAGCCCTATTATATCTATGAAAGTATTTTTTAAATTTTTCTTTACGGTATGTATCTCAACAATTATAGTTTCTTGTTCATCTGAGGATGATTCCACGAATTTAGATGTAAATACCGATGAACTTACTAATGAGACAAACATTTCTGATGATATACTTGTATTAGTAAATCAACATAGACAAAGTCTCGGATTATCAACATTATCAAAAAATGACACTGCAGAGCAACTTGCTATTGATCACACAAAATATATGATATCTATTGAAGAAATCAATCATGATAATTTTAATCAGCGAGGAAATATATTGGGAGATGAAGAGAATGCCACTGGAACAGCCGAAAACGTCGCTAGATTTTACACTGATGCTCAAAGTGTTGTTGATGGTTGGTTAAATAGTACAGGACATCGAGAAAACATAGAAGGTAATTATATGTATACTGGTATCTCCGCAATTAAAGACGAAAGTGGTAGATATTATTATACTCAACTTTTTTATCGTTAACCATCAATCAACTATGCTAATTAGCACTGTTCGTGTTTAAAAAACACGAATTTGAATCCCCTAGTAGTTGCTTACCAAAAAATGACCTCTTATACATTTATTTGGTAAGCAACTTTTATATTTAGTAACTTTAGAACTCCAAAACTTTTACTTTAACCAAAAAATAATTGATGAGACGCGGTGGATTAAAAATAAGAATATTAATAGGTCTTGCTATTGTGGCTTTTGCTTTTATCAAGAAATGTAACAACAAAACCCTCAATGAATATACGGATAGAGTTCAGAATATTAATATGACTACGGAACAGGAAATCGCTATTGGTCTCCAAAGCGAACCTGAAATGACTAGACAACACGGAGGACTATATCCAGATCAAAGACTTCAAAACTATGTTGATAATGTTGGAAACAAACTTGTCAATAATACAATGGCCAGAGAATCTGATTACCGATATGAATTTCATCTTCTAGCTGACCCCAATACTATTAATGCTTTTGCATTACCAGGTGGTCAAATATTCATTACCTACGCACTTTACTCAAAATTACAAAATGAAGATCAACTAGCTGGTGTACTAGGACATGAAATTGGACATGTTTTAGGAAGACATTCTGCAGAACGTATAGCAGAACACGAGTTTTGGAAAACAATTTCTACAGGAGCTTCTGTAGGTGCTGATGCTGGTGGACTTGTAAATGGGATAGGACAAAATGTTCTTTTAGGAAATGGTAGAGACGATGAATTAGAGAGCGATAAATTAGGAGTTTTATTTATGATAAATTCTGGTTATAATCCTCAAGAAATGATCGGAGTAATGGAAATTCTAAAAAATGCGGCTGGACCTAACCGTACTCCAGAATTTCAAAGTACACATCCTGACCCCGATAATCGTATTGAAAAAATTCAAGAAGCTATTAAAGAATATAGTGTGCAATAAAAACTTCGATTAGTAACTTACTAATCGAAGTTTTTCGGAATTTTAAAATTAAATTTAAGACATTTCTTTAAGAAGATCCATTGCTTCCTTAGCATTAGCTAATTCTGCAAATTTCAAAGCAGTATTACCTTGACTGTCTTTAGCCTCAAGATAAGCTCCTTTTCCAACTAATAACCTTATAATATCAACTCGATTATACCTAGCTGCATACATTAAAGGTGTTTTTCCATCCAATCTTAGATTTACATCACTCCCATCATCTATCATTTTTGCCACAGTATCAAGATCTCCTTTAATAACCGCCATAAAAAAAGGATCCACTTTATTAATAGTTAATTCATAATCCTTACTATCACTTACCTTTACTTTTTCTGAAGCAAAGTTTACAGGTATAATGAATAGAATCATTAATACTGCCATAATTGTTTTTCTCATAATGTTGTGAATTATTGAAGTTAGTATATTGATTTATTAATTTTTTAATAAAATAAAAGAGATAATAGTTTTTTATACACTTACCTAATTTACAGATTTTTAACCAATAATCAACTTAAAAATTTGATAATATTTTAAAAAATTAACGTTTTAGTCACGAATATTTAAATTTACAATTCCATAATTTATCAATTATTTACACATGTGAGTTGAAAAAATTATTGTTCATCTTACATAAATCAAAAATTCAATTATCATCATTAAAACCCAATCATTACTAAGAATTAGCTATTTTATGCCTTGTTCACTAAGATCTATTATTAGTTTCTCAAAAAAACATCCAAACATAACAATCTAAACCTTCAAAAATCAGAAATCAGTATCAACAGGTTTTTGTCTGCTTCTATTCTATATTGTAATTTAGCCTCTAATCAAAGTTGTCAGCAATCAGTTAAATAAGTGATTGAAAAACATCAAATCGTATATAGAAAAGAAATGAACAAAAAAGTAATCTTAATGATTCTGGATGGATGGGGAACATCGCCAGATCCTAAAGTTTCTGCAATCGATCATGCTAAGACTCCATTTATTGATAATTTATACACAAAATACCCTAACGCTTCCTTAAGAACTGATGGTTTACACGTAGGACTTCCTGATGGCCAAATGGGAAACAGTGAAGTAGGTCATATGAATCTTGGAGCAGGACGAATAGTATATCAAGATTTAGCCAAAATTAATATGGCTATCAAAAACGATACACTAAAAAATGAGCAAACTCTGATTGATGCTCTTAAATATGCTAAAGAAAACAATAAAAATGTTCATCTGTTAGGATTGGTTAGTGACGGAGGCGTTCATTCTCATATTAATCATATCAAAGGGTTATTGGATGTAGCAAATTCTGAAGGGTTAGAAAATGTTTTTTTACATGCTTTTACTGATGGTCGTGATGTAGATCCAAAATCTGGAATAAATCATATTAAGGAGATTAAAGATTATATGGAAACATCTACCGGAAAATTAGCATCTGTCGTTGGGCGATACTATGCAATGGACCGAGATAAAAGATGGGAACGTGTTAAACTAGCATATGATCTTCTGGTTAATGGAACAGGAACTCCAACTGATAATATTATTGAAAGTATTCGAAAAAATTATGATAACGATATCACTGATGAGTTTATTAAACCAATAGTAATAGAGGAAGAAGGAGCTCCTGTGACTACAATTAAACAGGATGATGTTGTTATATTCTTTAACTTTAGAACGGATCGCGGTCGTGAACTCACAGAAATGCTTTCTCAATCCGACATGCATGAATATAATACTCATAAGTTGCCTCTATATTACGTTACGATGACCAATTATGATGAGAATTTTAAAAATACTCATGTAATTTATGATAAAGACAACATCACAGAAACCTTAGGCGAAGTATTATCCAAAGCTGGAAAAAAACAGATTCGTATAGCAGAGACAGAAAAATATCCTCATGTTACATTTTTCTTTTCTGGAGGGCAAGAAGAACCATTTGAAGGTGAATCTAGAATTCTTAGAAACTCGCCAAAAGTTGCCACCTATGATCTTAAACCCGAAATGAGCGCATATGAACTAAAGGATGCATTAGTTCCTGAATTAGAAAAAGGTGAGACAGATTTTATCTGTCTAAATTTTGCTAATGGGGATATG
This genomic interval carries:
- a CDS encoding CAP domain-containing protein, with amino-acid sequence MKVFFKFFFTVCISTIIVSCSSEDDSTNLDVNTDELTNETNISDDILVLVNQHRQSLGLSTLSKNDTAEQLAIDHTKYMISIEEINHDNFNQRGNILGDEENATGTAENVARFYTDAQSVVDGWLNSTGHRENIEGNYMYTGISAIKDESGRYYYTQLFYR
- a CDS encoding M15 family metallopeptidase; this translates as MLRRDFIKISGLGLTALSLSSLNMIQLEFTKDDLMGKSNPVFYGDTYKLRKEAHEAFLKMKNKASESGIKIKTVSSYRNYAHQNRIWERKYKKFTKEGLSPINAIKKIIEYSTIPGTSRHHWGTDIDIVDGTPKQPKGLLLEENFHEEGPFCKFKEWMDIHANSFGFYLVYTNKKDRKGFKYEPWHYSYAPISIPMLKSYKKLDIKNELQNTNLLGSNYFTVEFIQQYITENVLDINPKLL
- a CDS encoding ankyrin repeat domain-containing protein: MRKTIMAVLMILFIIPVNFASEKVKVSDSKDYELTINKVDPFFMAVIKGDLDTVAKMIDDGSDVNLRLDGKTPLMYAARYNRVDIIRLLVGKGAYLEAKDSQGNTALKFAELANAKEAMDLLKEMS
- a CDS encoding ClpP family protease, which translates into the protein MKEKAGKIQDIIDKKFLEERSVFLWGQVDDKSAKHVIDRLMYLDMISNDEIKLYINSPGGYVTSGFAMYDTIKALKSPVSTICTGLAASMGSILLSVGEKGRRFIQPHAKVMIHQPSGGARGQASNIEIQATEILKTKELSAQILGDNCGQEIEKVLKDFNRDYWMDAQESIEYGIVDGILE
- a CDS encoding M48 family metalloprotease: MRRGGLKIRILIGLAIVAFAFIKKCNNKTLNEYTDRVQNINMTTEQEIAIGLQSEPEMTRQHGGLYPDQRLQNYVDNVGNKLVNNTMARESDYRYEFHLLADPNTINAFALPGGQIFITYALYSKLQNEDQLAGVLGHEIGHVLGRHSAERIAEHEFWKTISTGASVGADAGGLVNGIGQNVLLGNGRDDELESDKLGVLFMINSGYNPQEMIGVMEILKNAAGPNRTPEFQSTHPDPDNRIEKIQEAIKEYSVQ
- a CDS encoding gliding motility-associated C-terminal domain-containing protein translates to MLPQNTKLTYLLLIGLLNIPFTIFSQLTFHNFGNVQIHDEGQVGFHLDVINDGTFDQNVGFTGFYNQNSLTISGSNRPIFHDMEIDVIDDLFLEVPVGVNNFQEFTNGRVFTPRDQIQVSLDYINDAPYLGENNDRYVDGYATITGQLDFSFPIGDDFRHRPARIENQAATNTARAAYFFENPNFPNFFPDNFDTNSFGDLLYGISIFEFWDVDGDEETRVTLTWDTNSNIPTLVNDLSDLRVVGWDPNLEQWINLGNTFITGDLDSGEITSELIVPDNFVALTFGTSSIILDGDLEIFTAVSPNGDGFNDTFVIQGLVQYPDNELFVYNRWGVLVYNRKAYHEVQQTSEGFNGISEGRATIAKGEELPVGTYYYVLNIEGTKDRAGYLYINR
- a CDS encoding S-layer family protein: MKLIKLYKTLSKYLTIGIMIVYLLPYTLFSQETYRDNFSTVSYANNNGSQNWAGNWIETNDNNSPNNGFIRITGGDLRFDWLFVNDENIRRTANLTGASSATLSFDWETSGLDGGTNGEELNIQISSDGTNFTEIGSFTGSQNGTFNQDISGFISANTTIRFINNGGCGFCNWENGEFALIDNLEISAVFGPIVSVVDLTVNENIGIATITARLTGGSIGGGFSVDYNTVDNTAFADSDYVTSSGTLNFAGTLNETQTFTVPIINNSFGENDETFFINLSNISNPSVGMGNGTITITDDGDPAINDDVPLALFDEFNGYFDYALTAGTLRTEDESGDPCAITTSSSNTLTTTILPGSTIEKAYLTWAHSSTAADDVVTFEGQTVTADVVNTAFGIYYGMVSDVTSIIQSIPNPSTNTYDFSGLSIDTTDDNFSYCTSTAVFGGWALYIFYTNPTLPAVTINMYNGFDGQVNTTTNYALSGFFAIGSAGSKTSVLSWEGDPQRTGNEVISITTTAGTTNLTGDGNNSPPLESVFNSTIYDDTPIPPDPPINNTSLFGFDLDTYDISSLITTGETTATTNIETGGDFVLLNSVLLKVPSNLITGTVFEDINYPGGTGRDLATSSGVGIEGVLVELYDNTDTFIDSDITDINGEYNIGGMANGTYSLRVVNNTVRSSRGGGSACTTCLPIQTFRSDYIPIAVGSPNTLSFITDEIGGANPANEDVAAGTITNAQTISTITIENEGAVGVDFGFNFNSIVNTNSSGQGSLGQFIINSNNLDETVLNIEPNSIFDPAAGEDTSIFMIPPTGDPLGRVTDPNFITGFFDINLPNADPLDDVTDDSTHIDGRTQTAYSGDTNTGTIGSGGTNVGLSATILPNYDLPEIQVRSDFGDVIQLQASNIVVRNLAVYGGNRRAIRQDSGTGNLVIANLLGVNALGVTGTVGVGSYVDDGFEINGGQVTLDSNYISSNTDFGISVNGGTSTLIQNNHITNNGFRNCEYNIRVANGSGVLIQNNLINNSAATGIFDNQGNVTITENTITTSGSNSGAGCTELSGINLAQSNSSITNNIINNNAGAGIILTGGTTSGNLISQNSIFANGTVVDALGIDIANDGVTINDTGDTDAGPNGSLNFPVFESVTISGTTLKITGWSRPGAIIEVYLTDINQGTAAVGDNQLGLSLDYGEGQTYLGSGTEGSGTDLDTTISLYTNADGNTDNTNRFNISIPLGTTIPVGSIVTSTATISNTTSEFGNRAIVGAATVITNRKITYRVRPN
- the gpmI gene encoding 2,3-bisphosphoglycerate-independent phosphoglycerate mutase; protein product: MNKKVILMILDGWGTSPDPKVSAIDHAKTPFIDNLYTKYPNASLRTDGLHVGLPDGQMGNSEVGHMNLGAGRIVYQDLAKINMAIKNDTLKNEQTLIDALKYAKENNKNVHLLGLVSDGGVHSHINHIKGLLDVANSEGLENVFLHAFTDGRDVDPKSGINHIKEIKDYMETSTGKLASVVGRYYAMDRDKRWERVKLAYDLLVNGTGTPTDNIIESIRKNYDNDITDEFIKPIVIEEEGAPVTTIKQDDVVIFFNFRTDRGRELTEMLSQSDMHEYNTHKLPLYYVTMTNYDENFKNTHVIYDKDNITETLGEVLSKAGKKQIRIAETEKYPHVTFFFSGGQEEPFEGESRILRNSPKVATYDLKPEMSAYELKDALVPELEKGETDFICLNFANGDMVGHTGVMEAAIKACEAVDQCVKNVVTSGLENGYTTILIADHGNCETMINPDGSPHTAHTTNPVPVILIDTDSIEIEDGVLGDIAPTILDLIGLEQPKAMTQKSLLKK